The following are encoded together in the Syngnathus typhle isolate RoL2023-S1 ecotype Sweden linkage group LG5, RoL_Styp_1.0, whole genome shotgun sequence genome:
- the LOC133154789 gene encoding beta-1,3-galactosyltransferase 2-like — MKVCFFRRFVKLFSLTILLAIVLLVGREGYFRQVTEPWPLPVEEYKLLRPETYSYLLNQPDVCKKRSPFLVLMVPVAPLDLSARDAIRETWGAAGQDTITLFYIGVPKAEQVRRIQDMLEVESKKYSDVIQMTFVDSYQNLTIKSMMIMNWLANYCPNATYAMKVDADIFVNVFYLIRILRNSPRNNYITGSVIADGKPSRNRNSKWRLSEQLYPEDSFPTYLSGAGYVFSIDMAAKVSWASKFVRWIPLEDVYMGLCLRVLGVRPVYAIKWLQFINLFEIGHLDYDRCTFARRVIINGFQPPQLRQLWKDFSKGYKSCWF; from the coding sequence ATGAAGGTGTGTTTCTTCCGAAGGTTCGTGAAGCTTTTCAGTCTCACCATTTTACTCGCGATTGTTCTGTTAGTTGGACGAGAGGGATATTTTAGGCAAGTTACAGAGCCATGGCCCCTTCCTGTGGAAGAGTACAAGCTGCTGCGCCCCGAAACGTACTCCTATCTTCTCAATCAGCCTGACGTTTGTAAGAAAAGAAGTCCCTTCCTGGTGTTGATGGTCCCAGTGGCACCTCTGGATTTGTCGGCAAGGGATGCCATAAGAGAAACGTGGGGTGCTGCAGGTCAGGACACCATAACACTGTTTTACATTGGCGTGCCTAAAGCGGAGCAGGTGAGAAGAATACAGGACATGCTGGAGGTGGAGAGCAAGAAATATTCAGATGTCATCCAGATGACCTTCGTGGACAGTTACCAGAATCTCACAATCAAAAGCATGATGATAATGAACTGGCTAGCAAACTACTGCCCCAACGCCACCTATGCCATGAAGGTGGATGCCGACATATTTGTGAATGTATTCTACCTCATCAGAATACTGAGGAACTCTCCCAGGAACAATTACATTACAGGATCTGTAATAGCCGATGGCAAGCCATCGAGAAACCGGAACAGCAAGTGGCGCCTGTCAGAGCAGCTATACCCTGAAGACAGCTTTCCTACATATTTGTCAGGTGCTGGCTATGTCTTCTCAATAGACATGGCCGCCAAGGTCTCATGGGCTTCCAAGTTTGTCCGATGGATCCCTTTAGAGGACGTCTACATGGGATTGTGTCTGCGCGTGCTTGGTGTAAGGCCTGTCTATGCAATAAAATGGCTGCAATTCATCAACCTCTTTGAAATCGGTCATTTGGACTATGACAGGTGCACTTTTGCCAGACGTGTTATCATCAACGGCTTTCAGCCTCCCCAATTGCGACAACTTTGGAAAGATTTCTCAAAAGGCTATAAAAGCTGCTGGTTTTGA